The Antedon mediterranea chromosome 11, ecAntMedi1.1, whole genome shotgun sequence genome window below encodes:
- the LOC140062997 gene encoding zinc finger MYM-type protein 1-like — protein MLMYLKTVEQVSFVLRYALEGETYESFLKFQNVESTTAEALFKCLCETLKTWGLDIKTLRGQGYDGASNMSGRYNGLKTKVLNENPKALYVHCSNHCLNLVLVAAFKSNILCKNFFGIVVERLYVIIEASPKRDSIFVRCQKERNIQHPSSLKRLSETRWASHCDSLRTIEKTLPALLDALEEIAEEEHDNKIVSNAIGLLESVSTFDFIAAFTVLKDILETIRVASDALQERGIAIDTALQLIDNAEKALADKRSDEYYKTLMSNAKKLASKCEIPTEFKQHRQRRRKQQSGELAGDEVLTPEESFKANVFYGCIDICRMQIKERFAANRDILKAFRVLLTPSLMKKRDNETVTKELEDLSKVYGSGPHPDIDPATEIPQNASAQDMFKYLFQSNLRFVIRNLYRLYAIFCTIPATSVETERSFSKLKIIKDYRRSTMGQDRLSGLAILSIERNIAKSISFDHAIQTFAEMRPRKIHSFNLLFRKLWSIET, from the exons ATGTTAATGTACCTCAAGACTGTTGAGCAAGTCTCGTTTGTTCTTAGGTATGCCCTTGAAGGAGAAACATACGAGTCGTTTCTCAAGTTCCAAAATGTCGAATCTACGACTGCTGAAGCGTTATTCAAATGTCTATGTGAGACGTTAAAGACATGGGGACTTGATATCAAGACACTAAGAGGTCAGGGGTATGATGGAGCTAGTAACATGTCAGGCAGGTATAACGGCTTGAAAACCAAAGTCTTGAATGAAAATCCTAAAGCTTTGTATGTACATTGCAGCAATCACTGCCTTAATCTAGTCCTTGTAGCTGCTTTCAAATCCAATATCCTGTGCAAGAACTTTTTCGGTATAGTAGTAGAACGACTGTATGTAATTATCGAAGCTAGTCCAAAACGAGATTCTATCTTTGTCAGATGTCAAAAAGAGCGAAACATACAGCATCCATCATCCCTGAAAAGACTTTCAGAAACCAGGTGGGCTAGTCACTGCGACTCCCTAAGGACAATTGAAAAAACTTTACCAGCATTGTTAGACGCTTTGGAGGAAATTGCAGAAGAGGAACATGACAACAAAATTGTGTCGAATGCAATTGGTCTTTTGGAAAGTGTGTCTACGTTTGACTTCATTGCAGCTTTTACAGTTCTCAAAGACATCCTTGAGACAATTCGTGTGGCTTCTGACGCATTGCAAGAGCGAGGAATTGCAATAGATACAGCATTACAACTAATAGACAATGCTGAAAAAGCACTGGCAGATAAGAGAAGCGACGAATATTACAAGACATTAATGAGCAACGCAAAGAAACTTGCATCAAAGTGCGAAATTCCAACGGAGTTCAAACAACATCGTCAAAGACGACGAAAGCAACAAAGCGGTGAACTGGCAGGAGATGAGGTACTCACACCTGAAGAGTCCTTTAAAGCTAATGTATTTTATGGCTGCATAGACATATGTCGTATGCAAATTAAGGAACGGTTTGCAGCAAATCGTGACATTCTAAAGGCATTCAGGGTTCTATTGACGCCATCTCTAATGAAAAAGAGAGACAATGAAACAGTCACCAAGGAGCTGGAAGACCTCTCCAAAGTTTATGGATCTGGTCCACACCCAGATATCGATCCAGCA ACCGAAATACCACAAAATGCATCGGCACAAGATATGTTTAAGTACTTGTTCCAGTCGAATCTACGTTTTGTAATTCGCAATTTGTACAGGCTATATGCAATATTTTGTACAATACCCGCTACTTCAGTAGAGACGGAACGGAGCTTTTCAAAGCTAAAGATCATCAAAGACTACAGGCGATCTACTATGGGACAGGACCGGCTTTCTGGACTAGCTATTCTATCAATAGAGAGAAATATCGCAAAATCTATCAGCTTTGACCACGCTATACAAACTTTTGCAGAGATGCGACCACGCaagattcattcattcaatcttttatttcggaaactctggtccatagaaa CATga